Proteins encoded by one window of Methanobacterium sp. CWC-01:
- a CDS encoding phenylacetate--CoA ligase family protein encodes MIWNEEAECMEPDMKNKLQLEKLQQVVNRAYHNVPYYQKRFDEVGIGPEDIQTLSDLEKIPFTTKADLRDAYPFGMFAVSSDDIVEVHTSSGTTGKPTVSGYTREDIRIWSEVMARALTMAGAQKKDVIQNCYGYGLFTGGLGVHYGTHYLGATVIPISAGNTQRQIEILKDFQSSIITCTPSYALYLAEVLEKEGITGDDLNLKSGVFGAEMWTEEMREEIERRLHLDALNIYGLTEIIGPGVAQECMEKSGLHIFDDHFYPEIIDPQTLETLPEGEKGELVLTTLTREGMPILRFRTRDITALRSGRCGCGRTLIKMDRITGRSDDMLKIRGVIVFPSQIERALLKIPGLEPHYQIMVTRPQQLDELEVHVEASPALFSDEVKHVEKAKTMIQKRIHDEIGLRVNVNLVEPESIPRSEGKAVRVIDKRKFD; translated from the coding sequence ATGATTTGGAATGAAGAAGCCGAGTGCATGGAACCGGATATGAAGAATAAACTGCAATTGGAAAAACTGCAGCAGGTGGTTAATCGGGCCTACCACAATGTGCCCTACTACCAGAAACGCTTCGATGAGGTGGGAATAGGTCCCGAGGACATTCAAACCCTATCTGATCTGGAGAAGATACCCTTCACCACCAAGGCCGACCTGCGGGATGCTTATCCTTTTGGCATGTTCGCGGTGTCCTCCGATGATATTGTGGAGGTACACACCTCCTCCGGTACCACCGGCAAGCCCACCGTATCCGGTTACACCCGGGAGGATATCCGGATCTGGAGTGAGGTAATGGCAAGGGCCCTGACCATGGCTGGTGCTCAAAAAAAGGATGTTATACAGAATTGTTATGGCTACGGGCTCTTCACCGGTGGTTTAGGGGTGCACTACGGCACCCACTACCTGGGAGCCACAGTCATTCCCATCTCCGCCGGTAACACCCAGCGCCAGATCGAGATCCTGAAGGACTTCCAGAGCAGCATCATCACCTGCACTCCCTCCTACGCCCTGTACCTGGCTGAGGTCCTGGAGAAGGAGGGCATCACCGGGGATGATCTTAACCTGAAGTCCGGTGTATTCGGGGCGGAGATGTGGACCGAGGAGATGCGGGAGGAGATCGAGCGGCGCCTGCATCTGGATGCCCTTAACATCTACGGCCTCACCGAGATCATCGGACCCGGGGTGGCCCAGGAGTGCATGGAAAAGAGTGGGTTGCACATCTTCGATGACCACTTCTACCCGGAGATCATCGACCCCCAGACTCTAGAGACCCTGCCTGAGGGGGAGAAGGGAGAACTGGTCCTGACCACCCTCACCCGGGAGGGCATGCCCATCCTGCGCTTCCGCACTCGGGACATCACCGCCCTGCGGAGTGGGAGATGTGGATGTGGCCGTACCCTGATTAAGATGGACCGCATCACCGGTAGAAGCGATGACATGCTGAAGATAAGGGGGGTTATCGTATTCCCATCCCAGATCGAACGGGCCCTCCTGAAGATCCCGGGACTGGAACCCCACTACCAGATCATGGTCACCCGGCCCCAGCAACTGGATGAACTGGAGGTGCACGTGGAGGCCTCCCCGGCACTGTTCTCCGATGAGGTGAAACACGTGGAGAAGGCCAAGACCATGATACAAAAACGTATCCATGACGAGATTGGACTGCGGGTTAATGTGAACCTGGTGGAACCAGAGAGCATTCCCCGTAGTGAGGGTAAAGCAGTAAGGGTTATTGATAAACGAAAATTTGACTAA
- a CDS encoding peroxiredoxin, whose translation MGEKVYEVRKVKDAGKGMPLIGDEFPKMEVQTTQGMMKLPKDMKGKWFVLFSHPGDFTPVCTTEFVAFQKRIDQFQELNVELIGLSVDQVHSHIKWIDWIKDELGVEITFPIIADTGKVAKTLGIIHPSKGSNTVRAVFIVDPRGIMRAMLYYPQELGRNIDEVVRMIKGFQVNEERGVAIPANWPENELIGEGVIIPPAADVETARKRLAENKCYDWWFCYIPEEQK comes from the coding sequence ATGGGAGAAAAAGTTTACGAAGTACGCAAGGTTAAAGATGCCGGTAAGGGAATGCCACTTATAGGCGACGAGTTTCCGAAGATGGAAGTTCAGACCACTCAGGGGATGATGAAGCTCCCTAAGGATATGAAGGGTAAGTGGTTCGTTTTATTCAGTCATCCGGGTGACTTCACACCGGTGTGCACCACCGAATTTGTGGCCTTCCAGAAACGTATCGACCAGTTCCAGGAACTCAACGTGGAACTTATCGGGCTCAGTGTAGACCAGGTTCATAGTCACATTAAATGGATAGACTGGATCAAGGATGAACTGGGCGTGGAGATCACCTTCCCCATCATCGCCGACACCGGAAAAGTAGCTAAAACTCTGGGAATCATACACCCTTCCAAGGGTTCCAACACCGTCCGGGCAGTGTTCATCGTGGACCCCCGGGGTATTATGCGGGCCATGCTGTACTACCCCCAGGAGCTGGGACGTAACATCGATGAAGTGGTCCGAATGATTAAAGGTTTCCAAGTCAACGAGGAAAGGGGTGTGGCTATACCAGCTAACTGGCCTGAAAACGAACTTATCGGTGAAGGAGTGATTATTCCGCCAGCTGCTGATGTGGAAACCGCCCGTAAAAGGCTGGCTGAGAACAAATGCTACGACTGGTGGTTCTGCTATATTCCCGAAGAACAGAAATAA
- a CDS encoding rubredoxin → MQKYKCRVCNYIYDPALGEPRTNTPPGTAFEDLPDTWRCPKCGVPTFKFTPL, encoded by the coding sequence TTGCAAAAGTACAAATGCCGAGTTTGTAACTACATCTACGATCCAGCGTTGGGAGAGCCCCGGACCAACACTCCACCGGGAACAGCCTTTGAGGACCTGCCAGACACCTGGAGATGCCCAAAATGTGGGGTGCCAACCTTCAAGTTCACACCCCTATGA
- a CDS encoding ferritin → MLDERMEEALNFQFNRELYSGYLYLAMAAYFEDQDLPGFANWMRIQAQEELSHAMKFYDYLVRRGGLAVMADIEAPQNEWESATTVFEHVYEHEQMVTGLINKLVDLALELSDHATNNFLQWFVAEQVEEEESASGVLQKVKMAGESKSGLYMLDQEFAQRVFHPPTEE, encoded by the coding sequence ATGTTAGATGAAAGGATGGAGGAAGCCCTGAATTTCCAGTTTAACCGGGAGCTGTATTCCGGCTACCTGTACCTGGCCATGGCTGCCTATTTTGAAGACCAGGACTTGCCTGGCTTTGCCAACTGGATGCGTATCCAGGCCCAGGAGGAACTCAGCCACGCCATGAAGTTCTACGACTACCTTGTGCGCAGGGGTGGCCTAGCAGTAATGGCCGATATTGAAGCCCCCCAGAATGAATGGGAATCTGCCACCACTGTATTTGAGCATGTCTACGAGCATGAGCAGATGGTCACCGGCCTCATCAACAAACTGGTGGACCTGGCCCTGGAACTATCCGACCACGCCACCAACAACTTCCTGCAATGGTTTGTGGCCGAGCAAGTGGAGGAAGAAGAATCAGCCAGCGGTGTACTGCAGAAGGTTAAAATGGCCGGTGAATCAAAAAGTGGCCTGTACATGCTGGACCAGGAATTCGCCCAGCGAGTGTTCCATCCCCCAACAGAGGAGTAA
- a CDS encoding universal stress protein codes for MFKKIMVPTDGSEYAERAVKVGLSLARELGSRVVALHVLDEKLMLPFEVLEEEGQDILEQVRKEGQEINVPVDTMMLFGNPRRDMAKIVTKSEVDLVIIGTHGRTGVEKLLMGSVAENALRTVPVPVMLVK; via the coding sequence ATGTTTAAAAAGATAATGGTACCTACTGATGGGTCTGAGTATGCAGAACGCGCCGTGAAGGTGGGCTTATCCCTGGCCCGGGAGCTGGGATCCCGGGTGGTGGCACTGCATGTATTGGATGAGAAGCTGATGTTGCCCTTTGAGGTCCTGGAGGAGGAGGGCCAGGATATACTGGAACAGGTGAGGAAGGAGGGCCAGGAAATTAACGTCCCGGTGGATACCATGATGCTTTTTGGAAACCCCCGCCGGGACATGGCCAAGATCGTCACCAAATCCGAAGTCGACCTGGTGATAATCGGCACCCATGGCCGTACTGGTGTGGAAAAGCTGTTAATGGGTAGTGTGGCCGAGAATGCCCTGAGGACGGTGCCGGTGCCGGTGATGCTGGTAAAATAA
- a CDS encoding molybdenum cofactor biosynthesis protein MoaE, with protein sequence MTIKLIKQGEEEITINQLIDELKKIPQIAECGAIFAFEGLVRGEEKDLSTHTLNMTTLDYDKSQMELEKLVEDVKDKHQVKEVAVIHYLGKFQPGDPLFLVAVAGAHRQETRAALNEVIERVKYELEFQKEEETNQGNRIIMSGG encoded by the coding sequence TTGACCATTAAACTCATAAAACAGGGTGAGGAAGAGATCACCATCAACCAGTTAATAGATGAACTGAAGAAAATCCCCCAGATCGCCGAATGTGGAGCCATATTTGCCTTCGAAGGCCTGGTAAGGGGTGAAGAGAAGGATCTGAGCACCCACACCCTGAACATGACCACCCTAGATTATGATAAATCCCAGATGGAGCTGGAGAAACTGGTGGAAGATGTTAAAGACAAACACCAGGTTAAGGAAGTGGCGGTGATCCACTACCTGGGCAAATTCCAGCCGGGTGATCCCTTATTTTTAGTTGCGGTAGCCGGGGCCCACCGGCAGGAAACCCGCGCCGCCCTCAACGAAGTAATAGAGAGGGTTAAGTATGAATTGGAGTTCCAGAAGGAAGAGGAAACCAACCAGGGTAACCGTATCATAATGTCCGGAGGGTAG
- a CDS encoding superoxide dismutase translates to MAKKMYELPALPYDYGALAPYISEEQLKIHHQKHHQAYVDGANALLQKFDSRPDEFDIKAVAKELSFHVGGFALHKLFWKNLGPAEECGGEPTGTIAKYIEDDFGSFERFKQEFSQAAIGTEGSGWAVLTRCKVTDRLFIMQVEKHNVNVIPKFPVLMVLDVWEHAYYLDYKNVRPDYVAAFWNIVKWDEVNQRLEELL, encoded by the coding sequence ATGGCAAAGAAGATGTATGAATTACCAGCCCTGCCCTACGACTATGGGGCCCTGGCCCCTTACATAAGTGAGGAGCAGCTTAAAATACACCACCAGAAACATCACCAGGCCTACGTGGATGGGGCCAACGCTCTCCTGCAGAAGTTCGACAGCCGCCCGGATGAATTTGATATCAAGGCAGTGGCCAAGGAACTGTCCTTCCATGTAGGTGGATTTGCCCTTCACAAACTCTTCTGGAAGAATTTAGGGCCCGCGGAGGAGTGCGGAGGAGAACCCACAGGCACCATTGCCAAGTACATTGAAGATGACTTTGGAAGTTTCGAACGATTTAAACAGGAATTTTCCCAGGCCGCCATCGGTACCGAAGGATCTGGATGGGCCGTTTTAACCCGCTGCAAAGTAACTGATCGTTTGTTCATCATGCAGGTGGAGAAGCACAACGTCAACGTCATTCCCAAATTCCCGGTACTCATGGTCCTGGATGTATGGGAGCACGCCTACTATCTGGACTACAAAAACGTGCGACCAGACTACGTGGCTGCCTTCTGGAACATCGTCAAATGGGATGAAGTTAACCAACGCCTGGAAGAACTACTGTAG
- a CDS encoding ACT domain-containing protein, translated as MKLKQISVFLENRKGRLWKAMNVLATSDINIRALSIADTSEFGILRMIVPDPEKAQEVLTENHFVVKVNDVIAVEVPDEPGGLGHILGVLTQADINVEYLYAFVEKNEEKAMVVIRTEDVDAGIRALEEAQVTILAADEVYKL; from the coding sequence ATGAAACTCAAACAGATATCAGTGTTTTTAGAAAACCGGAAGGGAAGATTGTGGAAGGCCATGAATGTACTGGCCACCTCGGATATAAACATCCGGGCCCTGTCCATTGCCGACACCTCCGAGTTCGGCATCCTGCGAATGATCGTGCCTGACCCAGAGAAGGCCCAGGAGGTGCTGACGGAGAACCACTTCGTGGTGAAGGTCAACGATGTCATAGCCGTGGAAGTACCGGATGAACCCGGAGGACTGGGCCATATCCTGGGAGTTTTAACCCAGGCTGATATAAACGTGGAATACCTCTACGCCTTCGTGGAGAAAAATGAGGAAAAGGCCATGGTGGTGATTCGCACCGAAGACGTGGATGCCGGTATCCGTGCCCTGGAAGAAGCCCAGGTGACCATCCTGGCCGCAGATGAGGTGTACAAACTATAA
- a CDS encoding ABC transporter ATP-binding protein, with amino-acid sequence MITVKNLSKTFQTEDGVQIPALNDVNFQVARGEIMGIIGTSGSGKSTLLRIIRGVESFDQGEISIGDLTVKHDSTSYYSRKLREATAIHLQRSFGLWPESTVQNVVRKLYGAKYGDEGLTDFDHANDEFKEEALELLRLVGLGHKAEHFAPVLSGGEKQRLIMARQLAKKPEVLLLDEPATMSCPRTKQEILDAIKNINQELGITVLLVSHLPEVHRYLSHKLILMENGQVKEEGKPDEVINKFLAGMDEAEPGRDTQEVGPSLIRVDDLARRFYLLKGGNVLSMEDINFEVKEGEILSLIGTSGAGKTVLLRMMAGLDQPDGGKVSFKLDGNWVDMHQPGIERMTVRRQLGFMHQEFSLTHYATIRDQIAHRLGVKNEMVVDAAKKKAEELGISDQVLDVLYQLTDLPENEAKYRLENIGLSPDILDELFPGFPEKEVRRYAEPIFQALDLPLEILDRRSYELSGGQKVRATIALVLASQPKILFLDEPFGDLDPLTLRIVSNSLKRINQEFNTTFIMVSHHVDFIEELATRAIMMEDGLLVDQGDTRALCQDFIEKCHAKYLEKEAV; translated from the coding sequence ATGATAACAGTTAAGAATTTATCTAAAACCTTCCAGACTGAGGATGGGGTGCAAATCCCAGCCCTTAATGATGTTAATTTCCAGGTGGCCCGGGGCGAAATTATGGGTATAATTGGGACCAGTGGCTCGGGTAAGAGCACCCTCCTGCGTATAATTCGGGGAGTGGAAAGCTTTGATCAGGGAGAGATCAGCATTGGGGATCTCACAGTGAAGCATGACTCCACCTCCTACTACTCCCGCAAACTTAGAGAGGCCACTGCCATCCACCTGCAACGTTCCTTTGGATTATGGCCGGAATCAACGGTACAGAACGTGGTGCGTAAACTCTACGGAGCCAAGTATGGTGATGAGGGTTTAACTGACTTTGATCATGCCAACGATGAGTTTAAAGAGGAAGCATTGGAACTTTTGCGCCTGGTGGGTCTGGGTCACAAGGCCGAGCACTTCGCCCCGGTCCTGAGTGGTGGTGAAAAGCAGAGACTGATCATGGCCCGACAACTGGCTAAAAAGCCGGAAGTACTCCTTCTGGATGAACCGGCCACCATGTCCTGTCCCAGGACTAAACAGGAAATACTGGATGCTATAAAAAATATCAACCAGGAGTTGGGCATCACCGTGCTTCTGGTATCTCACCTGCCTGAGGTGCACCGTTACCTCTCCCACAAGCTGATACTTATGGAAAATGGTCAGGTAAAGGAGGAGGGAAAGCCGGATGAGGTTATAAACAAGTTCCTCGCCGGTATGGATGAGGCTGAGCCCGGTCGAGATACCCAGGAGGTGGGTCCTTCCCTGATAAGGGTGGATGATCTGGCCCGAAGGTTTTACCTTTTAAAGGGGGGAAACGTTCTCTCCATGGAAGATATTAATTTTGAAGTTAAAGAGGGTGAAATATTAAGCCTCATTGGAACCAGCGGTGCCGGTAAAACCGTGCTCCTGCGTATGATGGCGGGACTGGACCAGCCCGATGGGGGGAAAGTATCATTTAAGCTGGATGGAAATTGGGTGGACATGCACCAACCTGGAATAGAAAGGATGACGGTACGCAGGCAGCTGGGCTTCATGCACCAGGAATTTAGCCTAACCCACTACGCCACCATTCGGGATCAGATCGCCCACCGCCTGGGGGTGAAGAATGAGATGGTGGTGGACGCCGCCAAGAAAAAAGCCGAGGAGCTGGGAATATCTGACCAGGTCTTGGATGTGCTGTACCAGCTCACCGACCTGCCCGAAAACGAGGCCAAATACCGATTAGAGAATATTGGGCTCTCACCCGACATCTTAGATGAACTATTTCCAGGATTCCCGGAAAAAGAGGTGCGAAGATATGCAGAACCCATCTTCCAGGCACTGGATCTTCCCCTGGAAATACTGGACCGTAGATCCTACGAACTATCGGGAGGACAGAAGGTACGGGCCACCATAGCACTGGTACTAGCCTCGCAGCCTAAAATACTCTTTTTAGATGAGCCCTTCGGTGATCTGGACCCCCTCACTCTGCGGATTGTTTCTAACAGTCTGAAACGTATAAACCAGGAATTCAACACCACCTTCATCATGGTCAGCCACCACGTGGACTTCATCGAGGAACTGGCCACCCGGGCCATTATGATGGAGGACGGACTACTGGTGGACCAGGGCGATACCCGGGCCCTGTGCCAGGATTTCATAGAAAAATGCCATGCCAAGTACCTGGAAAAAGAGGCGGTCTAG
- a CDS encoding nicotinamide-nucleotide adenylyltransferase: MRGLLVGRMQPVHQGHLQVIKTILQEVDELIIGIGSAQLSHTVKDPFTAGERVMMLTKSLAENNIAASRYYILPIQDIACNGVWVAHLEMLSPPFSKVYTGNPLVQRLFFEAGYEVEVPPLFNRKIYSGTEVRRRMLADEDWQSLLPSTVVEVIQETGGVARIKHLNRKEVSEVDH, encoded by the coding sequence ATGAGGGGCTTACTGGTTGGTCGCATGCAACCCGTGCACCAGGGCCACCTGCAGGTGATTAAAACTATACTGCAGGAAGTGGATGAACTTATAATTGGCATAGGCAGCGCCCAGTTGAGTCACACCGTTAAGGATCCCTTCACCGCCGGGGAGCGGGTTATGATGCTTACCAAGTCCCTGGCAGAAAACAACATCGCTGCATCACGTTACTACATCCTGCCCATCCAGGACATTGCCTGTAACGGTGTCTGGGTGGCCCACCTGGAGATGCTCTCCCCACCATTCAGCAAGGTCTACACTGGCAATCCACTGGTGCAGCGGCTCTTTTTTGAGGCAGGATATGAAGTAGAGGTACCGCCTCTTTTTAACCGAAAAATCTACTCGGGAACCGAAGTAAGACGGAGGATGCTGGCTGATGAGGACTGGCAGTCCCTGTTACCCTCCACCGTGGTGGAGGTTATCCAGGAGACTGGGGGAGTAGCCCGCATTAAACATCTCAACCGCAAGGAGGTGAGTGAAGTTGACCATTAA
- a CDS encoding rubredoxin, protein MTRYKCKVCGYVYDSESGESRTGTPPGTGFEDLPDTWSCPKCGAGKIRFLKV, encoded by the coding sequence TTGACTAGATATAAATGCAAAGTTTGTGGCTACGTCTACGACTCTGAATCAGGGGAATCCCGGACTGGCACTCCACCGGGAACTGGCTTTGAGGACCTGCCTGACACCTGGTCCTGTCCCAAGTGTGGAGCTGGTAAGATACGTTTCCTTAAAGTATAG
- a CDS encoding zinc ribbon domain-containing protein: protein MVSNEEIKRMLENRRRGIKTEPKKEAPAPVPPGTGRKPMSPPAPTCESCGAQNPPDSKFCIKCGAALSAPEKVEEEKKAETPPVNLPRSGMDGIDYKTCPNCSHQNKPLAKFCVVCGHKLEDVDVSKPETGSLLEQVPDTSESELEEETVVDKPAGEETPAVAELIDEESVQEETQKRTLLSRKVPEEELSAGEAGTTTEEAPEDIAREPAVEGPTVEGTIGEEPAVEESTEQEPAVNITEEAVPEDVPSVETALEEATPEEEVPEEEGLPQVKTFKFGQDSLEMEEEPAAEILSGEDAAQTTEQSPADPMEKIKKAKELLDIGAITEEEFEEIKKKYLAMI, encoded by the coding sequence ATGGTTTCCAATGAAGAGATAAAAAGAATGCTCGAAAACCGCAGAAGAGGAATTAAAACTGAACCGAAAAAGGAAGCCCCTGCCCCGGTTCCCCCAGGTACTGGTCGAAAGCCCATGAGTCCCCCAGCTCCAACCTGTGAATCCTGTGGAGCCCAGAATCCCCCGGATTCCAAGTTCTGTATCAAATGTGGAGCGGCCCTATCGGCACCAGAAAAGGTCGAAGAAGAGAAAAAGGCAGAAACTCCCCCGGTTAATTTACCCCGTTCAGGGATGGATGGTATTGACTACAAGACCTGTCCCAACTGCAGTCATCAGAACAAGCCCCTGGCCAAGTTCTGTGTGGTGTGCGGCCATAAATTGGAGGATGTTGATGTTTCAAAACCAGAAACTGGTTCACTACTGGAACAGGTACCGGATACTTCTGAATCTGAACTAGAGGAAGAAACCGTGGTGGATAAGCCAGCAGGGGAAGAAACCCCGGCGGTGGCAGAACTCATTGATGAAGAATCAGTCCAGGAAGAAACCCAGAAAAGAACCTTACTATCCCGGAAGGTTCCTGAAGAAGAACTTAGTGCTGGTGAGGCAGGAACTACTACTGAAGAAGCCCCAGAAGATATCGCCCGGGAGCCTGCAGTAGAGGGGCCTACAGTAGAGGGAACTATTGGAGAGGAGCCTGCAGTAGAAGAAAGTACTGAACAGGAGCCTGCCGTAAATATTACAGAGGAGGCAGTCCCTGAGGATGTTCCATCGGTAGAAACTGCTCTAGAAGAGGCCACACCAGAAGAGGAAGTTCCGGAAGAGGAGGGGTTGCCCCAGGTAAAAACCTTCAAATTCGGCCAGGATTCACTGGAAATGGAAGAAGAGCCAGCAGCTGAAATATTAAGCGGAGAAGATGCTGCTCAAACCACAGAACAATCCCCGGCGGACCCCATGGAGAAGATCAAAAAGGCCAAAGAACTCCTGGATATTGGGGCCATCACTGAGGAAGAGTTTGAGGAGATTAAAAAGAAATATTTAGCCATGATTTAA
- the rd gene encoding rubredoxin, protein MQKYICTPCGYVYNPEEGDAMSGVDPGTAFEDLPEDWCCPMCGAGKSMFKPID, encoded by the coding sequence ATGCAGAAATATATTTGTACCCCCTGTGGTTATGTATACAACCCGGAAGAAGGAGACGCCATGTCCGGTGTTGATCCGGGTACCGCCTTTGAGGATCTGCCTGAGGACTGGTGCTGTCCCATGTGCGGAGCCGGTAAAAGCATGTTTAAACCCATAGACTAA
- a CDS encoding flavin reductase family protein, with translation MELDLSQFYRVMAPRTTIIITTVNLKGEINAAPFSFTMPVSVNPPLLAVASVPTHHTYHNLQETGEFVVNLPGEEILEELWITSESFPEGVNELEKAGLTGKDSQIVRAPGIKECVAQLECKVVSDQECGDHQLVVGEVVRVTARDDSLQEGLLAVENTKPVLHLGGKDFVVGDHRKRVI, from the coding sequence ATGGAACTGGATCTTTCACAATTCTACCGGGTGATGGCCCCTCGCACCACCATAATCATCACCACCGTCAACTTAAAGGGTGAAATAAACGCTGCCCCATTCTCCTTCACCATGCCAGTATCGGTGAACCCGCCCCTTTTAGCAGTGGCCTCGGTTCCCACCCACCACACCTACCACAACCTCCAGGAAACTGGAGAATTCGTGGTGAACCTGCCTGGAGAGGAGATACTGGAAGAGCTGTGGATCACCAGTGAAAGCTTCCCCGAAGGTGTGAACGAACTGGAAAAGGCAGGATTAACTGGCAAAGATTCACAGATTGTTAGAGCTCCCGGTATCAAGGAGTGCGTGGCCCAGTTGGAGTGTAAAGTGGTATCCGACCAGGAATGTGGCGATCACCAGCTGGTGGTGGGGGAAGTGGTACGGGTAACTGCCCGGGATGATTCCCTACAGGAGGGACTCCTCGCTGTGGAGAACACCAAACCAGTCCTGCACTTGGGTGGGAAGGACTTCGTGGTGGGAGACCACCGTAAAAGGGTCATTTAA
- a CDS encoding low temperature requirement protein A, translated as MARDNDPIIPSLYNSGQSEDQERHANWTELLYDLVFVAAISLLTLNLSLDYSFLGLLESLPLFFVIWWGWVGHTFYMSRFGTDDLLNRFLTMLQMLIVASLAVNVRDALGSTGTGFALSYAALRFVLVFEYYLAGKQSPPVKSLTQHYVVGFGIAASLWVFSTFIPAPWRYVIWGIALVIDLITPLTASEKHLKFPPHATHLPERFGLFTIIIIGEAIVSVVFTISNIGLSMGTEIAGLMGLIIAFTIWWGYFEEARGAETRVLDAGTQIRKYQLWFYSHFPLLIGIAMVAAGIKHVIALTLWQPMIPGEVWMLCGGLALALLSLSTIFFSAYRLEECKNREIHRHRLPYYVIIVLVLLTGFLGSSVPGELILGILTLLCLAKVALSFRKTTYQSCQLE; from the coding sequence ATGGCCAGGGATAACGATCCCATTATACCGTCCCTCTATAATTCTGGGCAAAGCGAGGACCAGGAACGTCACGCCAACTGGACCGAACTGCTTTATGATCTGGTCTTCGTGGCGGCCATCTCCCTATTAACCCTTAACCTCAGCCTAGACTACTCCTTCCTGGGATTACTAGAGTCTTTACCTTTATTTTTCGTTATCTGGTGGGGCTGGGTGGGTCACACCTTTTATATGAGCAGATTTGGTACTGATGATCTTCTGAACCGCTTTTTAACCATGTTACAGATGTTAATCGTGGCTTCTCTGGCAGTTAATGTTAGAGACGCGCTGGGTAGTACCGGAACCGGATTCGCACTTTCCTATGCTGCTTTAAGGTTCGTGCTGGTTTTTGAATACTACTTGGCAGGTAAACAATCACCCCCGGTTAAATCCTTAACCCAGCATTATGTGGTGGGTTTTGGTATTGCCGCATCTTTATGGGTCTTTTCAACATTCATACCTGCCCCCTGGCGTTATGTCATCTGGGGGATTGCGTTAGTGATTGATTTAATAACGCCTCTCACTGCCTCCGAAAAGCATTTGAAGTTTCCACCCCACGCCACCCACCTCCCGGAGCGTTTTGGACTTTTCACCATCATCATAATTGGTGAAGCAATTGTCAGCGTGGTATTCACCATTAGTAACATCGGTCTGAGTATGGGAACCGAAATAGCTGGATTAATGGGTCTGATTATAGCTTTTACCATCTGGTGGGGTTACTTTGAAGAAGCCCGAGGTGCTGAAACTCGGGTTCTGGATGCCGGAACCCAGATTAGGAAGTATCAGTTATGGTTTTACTCCCACTTTCCGCTTCTAATTGGCATAGCCATGGTTGCTGCCGGAATCAAACACGTCATCGCCCTCACTTTGTGGCAGCCCATGATCCCTGGTGAAGTGTGGATGCTCTGTGGTGGTTTAGCCCTGGCTCTTTTATCCCTCTCCACCATTTTCTTTTCCGCCTACCGATTAGAGGAGTGTAAAAACAGGGAGATACATCGCCATAGATTACCTTACTATGTGATAATAGTCCTGGTACTGTTAACCGGGTTCCTGGGTTCATCTGTACCAGGAGAATTGATTCTTGGAATATTAACTTTACTATGCCTGGCCAAGGTGGCCCTTTCCTTCCGAAAAACCACCTACCAGAGCTGTCAATTAGAATAG